From a region of the Tateyamaria omphalii genome:
- a CDS encoding glutathione S-transferase family protein encodes MSATRLTGYRYSVYSRAARMGLHLAGIDHAYQEANPFEADVASQIRHPMGRVPLLQVGAETLYETAAILTWCDAMRDWQAPPMVQARAVQVGGIVDAYGYWPLVRQVYSHGWFRPAIGAPSDPDQLAAGLKASEQVLDMLEDLAQSGAVLTGSTLTRADCHLAPMIDAFQHVPEGAQALAKRRALSRWFDAIQTTPAFAETAVGTFPEPR; translated from the coding sequence ATGAGTGCGACACGCCTCACCGGCTACCGCTACAGCGTCTATAGCCGGGCGGCGCGGATGGGACTGCATCTGGCGGGCATCGACCACGCGTACCAAGAGGCCAATCCGTTTGAGGCGGATGTAGCATCGCAGATACGGCACCCCATGGGCCGGGTGCCTCTGCTGCAAGTCGGAGCAGAGACCTTGTATGAAACCGCCGCCATCCTGACCTGGTGCGACGCCATGCGCGATTGGCAGGCACCGCCGATGGTGCAGGCTCGGGCGGTGCAAGTGGGCGGCATCGTCGATGCCTACGGCTATTGGCCGCTTGTGCGGCAGGTCTATTCCCATGGATGGTTCCGCCCCGCCATCGGCGCGCCATCGGATCCGGACCAATTGGCAGCAGGGCTGAAAGCATCGGAACAGGTGCTCGACATGCTCGAGGACCTCGCGCAATCGGGCGCGGTCCTGACAGGCAGCACGCTGACCCGCGCCGATTGCCACCTCGCCCCCATGATCGACGCGTTCCAACATGTGCCCGAAGGCGCGCAGGCGCTTGCCAAGAGACGCGCTTTGTCGCGATGGTTCGACGCGATCCAAACCACCCCCGCCTTTGCCGAGACAGCAGTGGGCACATTCCCGGAGCCCCGATGA
- a CDS encoding AMP-binding protein, with product MNMAFQCLDHRREQVAIIDFGAGHRQDVRFGQLSEMVDGLARALQLHVNAGDRVGVLLSQTPWCAAAHLAIWKAGAISVPLFKLFRQDALRTRIEDAGAALVLTDAEGASLVGELATCWMADTAGIPGDPVPFAPATAETPAVLIYTSGTTGAPKGALHGHGVLDGHLPGVRLSHDDLGQPGDCIWTPADWAWIGGLFDVLMPGLVMGVPVVASRMRRFEVDECINIIAHAAVKNVFFPPTALRMLKAEGARITGLRSVASGGEPLGAEMLSWGHDALGVTINEFYGQTECNMVVTSCTARYDTKPGCMGRAVPGFDVAVIDADGNITDEEGDIAVKRGAPSMMLEYWQRPVATAAKFRGDWMLIGDRGQQDGEDIRFVGRDDDVITSAGYRIGPSEIEDCLLTHPDVATVGVVGKPDPLRTEIVKAYVVPKQGRSPSGIALQDHVKERLASYSYPREIEFVDALPMTVTGKVIRKELRARAAREAQA from the coding sequence ATGAACATGGCATTTCAGTGCCTAGATCACCGGCGCGAGCAGGTCGCGATCATCGACTTTGGCGCAGGTCACCGCCAGGACGTGAGGTTCGGCCAGTTGTCCGAGATGGTCGATGGGTTGGCCCGCGCCTTGCAATTACATGTGAATGCCGGCGACCGGGTCGGTGTCCTTCTGTCACAAACGCCATGGTGTGCTGCGGCACATCTCGCGATCTGGAAAGCAGGCGCGATTTCAGTGCCCTTGTTCAAGTTGTTCAGGCAAGATGCCCTGCGCACCCGCATCGAGGACGCAGGCGCAGCACTCGTGCTGACAGACGCCGAGGGCGCGTCCCTGGTGGGGGAGCTTGCAACCTGCTGGATGGCAGATACAGCCGGTATTCCCGGTGATCCGGTTCCGTTTGCGCCAGCGACGGCTGAAACGCCTGCCGTCCTGATCTACACATCGGGCACCACAGGCGCGCCCAAGGGCGCACTGCATGGACATGGCGTGCTGGACGGGCATCTGCCGGGGGTGCGTCTCAGCCATGACGATCTGGGCCAACCCGGTGACTGCATTTGGACACCCGCTGATTGGGCCTGGATCGGGGGGCTCTTCGATGTGCTGATGCCCGGCCTTGTCATGGGCGTACCAGTGGTTGCGTCCCGTATGCGTCGATTCGAGGTTGATGAGTGCATCAATATCATCGCACATGCTGCTGTGAAAAATGTGTTTTTCCCGCCAACTGCGCTGCGGATGCTCAAGGCTGAAGGGGCCCGTATCACCGGCCTGCGCTCGGTCGCCAGCGGCGGCGAACCGCTGGGCGCGGAAATGCTGTCGTGGGGGCACGATGCGCTCGGCGTCACGATCAACGAGTTCTACGGGCAGACCGAATGCAACATGGTGGTGACGTCCTGTACCGCCCGCTACGACACCAAACCGGGGTGTATGGGCCGCGCCGTGCCGGGCTTTGACGTCGCGGTGATTGATGCGGACGGCAACATAACGGACGAAGAGGGCGATATTGCGGTAAAGCGCGGCGCACCGTCAATGATGCTGGAATACTGGCAACGGCCCGTTGCTACCGCGGCGAAATTCCGGGGTGACTGGATGCTGATCGGAGATCGCGGCCAACAAGACGGAGAGGACATCCGTTTTGTCGGACGGGACGATGATGTGATCACGTCCGCCGGATACCGCATCGGCCCGTCAGAGATCGAAGATTGCCTGCTGACCCACCCGGATGTTGCCACTGTCGGGGTGGTGGGCAAACCCGATCCCCTAAGGACAGAGATTGTAAAGGCATACGTCGTGCCAAAACAAGGGCGCAGCCCATCCGGCATAGCCTTGCAGGATCACGTCAAAGAACGGCTTGCAAGCTATTCGTATCCAAGGGAAATTGAATTTGTGGATGCCTTGCCCATGACGGTCACGGGCAAGGTCATTCGCAAGGAACTCAGGGCGCGCGCCGCACGCGAGGCGCAGGCATGA
- a CDS encoding hydroxymethylglutaryl-CoA lyase — translation MDTVEIYEVGPRDGLQNEARESPVAEKVALVDTLSTAGFRRIECASFVSPKWVPQMAGSAEVLAGITRAPSIRYAALTPNMRGFEDARAAGADEVAVFGSASEGFSRANVNASIDEALERFAPVVEAARAIDLPVRGYVSCVVECPYDGAVSPDAVARVADRLFAMGCYEISLGDTIGQGTPDAVARMLLAVREVVPVGRLAGHFHDTNGRALDNIDAALALGLRVFDAAVGGLGGCPYAPGAAGNVATEAVAAHLARLGYNTGLDLDVISKAADMARAMRGADKD, via the coding sequence ATGGATACGGTTGAGATCTACGAGGTGGGCCCGCGTGACGGCCTCCAGAACGAGGCGCGCGAGAGCCCAGTCGCCGAAAAGGTGGCGCTGGTCGACACGCTCAGCACCGCAGGCTTTCGTCGGATCGAATGCGCAAGTTTCGTCAGCCCCAAATGGGTGCCACAGATGGCGGGAAGTGCCGAGGTTCTGGCCGGTATCACGCGCGCACCGAGCATCCGCTATGCGGCCTTGACCCCGAACATGCGCGGTTTCGAGGATGCGCGCGCCGCAGGCGCAGATGAGGTCGCCGTCTTCGGCTCTGCCAGCGAAGGATTCTCACGTGCCAATGTCAACGCCAGCATTGATGAGGCACTGGAACGGTTCGCGCCGGTGGTCGAGGCGGCCCGCGCCATTGACCTGCCGGTGCGCGGCTACGTGTCCTGCGTGGTTGAGTGCCCTTATGACGGTGCCGTGTCGCCGGACGCCGTCGCGCGCGTCGCGGATCGCCTCTTTGCAATGGGCTGCTACGAGATCAGCCTGGGCGACACGATCGGGCAGGGCACGCCGGATGCCGTGGCCCGCATGCTGCTTGCGGTGCGCGAGGTGGTGCCTGTCGGACGGCTCGCGGGCCATTTCCACGATACAAACGGGCGGGCGCTGGACAATATCGACGCAGCGCTGGCGCTGGGCCTGCGCGTGTTTGATGCGGCGGTCGGTGGCCTTGGCGGCTGTCCCTATGCGCCCGGTGCGGCGGGCAACGTTGCGACCGAAGCAGTGGCCGCGCATCTCGCAAGGTTGGGTTACAACACTGGCCTCGATCTCGATGTGATTTCAAAAGCGGCGGATATGGCACGTGCCATGCGCGGCGCAGACAAGGATTAA
- a CDS encoding acetyl/propionyl/methylcrotonyl-CoA carboxylase subunit alpha, whose product MFDTILIANRGEIACRIMETAQAMGVRCVAVYSDADACAKHVQMADMALHIGGPAPAESYLRGDVIIQAALDTGADAIHPGYGFLSENPNFVDAVEAAGVTFIGPSASAIRAMGLKDAAKALMVKAGVPVVPGYHGTDQDDDLLAAEADKIGYPVLIKAVAGGGGKGMRLVEGPGDFANALASARSEAQTAFGNPDVLVEKFVTHPRHIEVQVFGDGTHAVHLFERDCSLQRRHQKVIEEAPAPGMTTDMRNAMGDAAVRAAEAIGYKGAGTVEFIVDGSGPLRPDGFFFMEMNTRLQVEHPVTEAITGVDLVEWQLRVASGEPLPKMQNELTITGHAFEARLYAEDVPAGFLPATGTLTHLQFPDDARADSGVRAGDEISPYYDPMIAKVIVHGPTRAVALKRLARALESTQVGGTVTNLAFLGALATHDGFAAGEVDTGLIARDIDTLVAPPIVERRHAVAAAMAVSGLDSAGPDTGFSLWQPLRRTIPLKHNDDALTCSVEVLNADRLQWDIDGTPSTALRKQNRWIIDGYPMPDVHVAGDTATVFDAYVIPFQIVDPLDVAASAAGDGNVVEAPMPGLVKAVFAMPGAAVAKGDRLAILEAMKMEHVLLAARDGTVAEVLAAEGDQVVAGAALVRLDEETPT is encoded by the coding sequence ATGTTTGACACAATCCTGATTGCCAACCGGGGCGAGATTGCCTGCCGGATCATGGAAACCGCTCAAGCGATGGGCGTGCGGTGTGTGGCGGTCTATTCCGACGCGGATGCCTGCGCCAAACATGTGCAAATGGCGGACATGGCCCTGCATATCGGCGGTCCGGCCCCTGCCGAAAGCTACCTGCGCGGCGACGTCATCATTCAGGCGGCGCTGGACACCGGTGCGGACGCGATCCACCCGGGCTATGGCTTTTTGTCGGAAAACCCCAACTTCGTGGATGCGGTCGAGGCGGCGGGCGTCACCTTCATTGGCCCCTCGGCATCCGCGATCCGCGCCATGGGCCTCAAGGACGCGGCGAAGGCGTTGATGGTCAAGGCGGGCGTGCCTGTGGTTCCAGGCTATCACGGGACGGATCAGGACGATGATCTGCTTGCCGCTGAGGCGGACAAGATCGGCTATCCCGTTCTGATCAAGGCCGTCGCTGGGGGCGGGGGCAAGGGCATGCGCCTTGTCGAAGGCCCCGGCGATTTTGCCAATGCGCTGGCCAGCGCGCGCAGTGAGGCGCAGACCGCCTTTGGCAACCCGGATGTGCTGGTTGAGAAATTTGTCACCCACCCGCGCCATATCGAGGTGCAGGTGTTTGGGGATGGCACACATGCCGTGCATCTGTTTGAGCGCGATTGTTCCCTGCAACGCCGCCACCAAAAGGTGATCGAAGAGGCCCCCGCACCGGGCATGACCACTGACATGCGCAATGCTATGGGCGACGCTGCCGTGCGTGCGGCTGAGGCCATCGGCTACAAGGGCGCAGGCACGGTCGAGTTCATCGTGGACGGCTCCGGCCCGCTGCGCCCCGACGGCTTCTTTTTCATGGAGATGAACACGCGTCTGCAGGTCGAACACCCTGTGACCGAGGCCATCACCGGCGTCGATCTGGTCGAATGGCAGCTGCGCGTCGCATCTGGTGAGCCACTGCCCAAAATGCAGAATGAACTGACCATCACCGGACACGCGTTTGAGGCGCGGCTGTACGCCGAGGATGTGCCCGCTGGCTTCCTGCCGGCCACAGGCACTCTCACGCACCTGCAATTCCCCGATGACGCAAGGGCCGACAGCGGTGTGCGCGCAGGCGACGAGATCAGCCCGTATTATGACCCGATGATTGCCAAGGTCATCGTGCACGGGCCAACGCGCGCCGTTGCTCTCAAGCGGCTCGCGCGGGCGCTTGAAAGCACGCAAGTGGGCGGAACTGTCACCAACCTCGCCTTTCTGGGCGCTTTGGCCACACATGATGGATTCGCTGCAGGTGAGGTCGATACGGGCCTCATTGCGCGCGACATCGATACGCTGGTGGCGCCTCCGATCGTCGAACGACGTCACGCGGTTGCTGCGGCCATGGCGGTCTCGGGCCTCGATTCCGCCGGGCCTGACACCGGGTTCTCGCTCTGGCAGCCATTGCGCCGCACCATCCCGTTAAAGCACAATGACGACGCGCTGACCTGCAGCGTCGAAGTGCTGAACGCCGACAGGCTGCAGTGGGATATCGACGGCACACCTAGTACGGCGCTGCGCAAACAAAACCGCTGGATCATTGACGGATATCCCATGCCGGACGTCCATGTGGCAGGCGACACTGCAACCGTCTTTGACGCATACGTTATCCCCTTCCAGATCGTCGATCCGCTCGATGTAGCTGCGAGCGCTGCGGGCGATGGCAACGTGGTCGAAGCGCCCATGCCGGGTCTTGTCAAAGCGGTCTTTGCGATGCCGGGCGCGGCCGTGGCTAAGGGGGACAGGCTCGCCATCCTCGAAGCGATGAAGATGGAACACGTCCTCTTGGCCGCACGCGACGGCACCGTGGCCGAAGTGCTCGCCGCCGAAGGGGATCAGGTCGTCGCAGGCGCAGCGCTCGTTCGGCTGGACGAAGAGACACCTACATGA
- a CDS encoding NuoB/complex I 20 kDa subunit family protein has product MAVTDAGSFGPAYAGGDKDHGTQALNAELQDKGFLLTSTDDIINWARTGSLHWMTFGLACCAVEMMHTSMPRYDLERFGTAPRASPRQSDLMIVAGTLTNKMAPALRKVYDQMPEPRYVISMGSCANGGGYYHYSYSVVRGCDRIVPVDVYVPGCPPTAEALLYGILQLQRKIRRTGTIVR; this is encoded by the coding sequence ATGGCAGTAACAGACGCAGGATCCTTCGGCCCCGCCTATGCGGGCGGCGACAAGGATCACGGAACGCAGGCCCTCAATGCAGAATTGCAGGACAAGGGCTTCCTGCTCACCTCTACCGATGACATCATCAACTGGGCGCGCACCGGCTCGCTGCACTGGATGACGTTCGGCCTTGCCTGCTGCGCGGTCGAGATGATGCACACGTCCATGCCCCGCTACGACCTTGAACGCTTCGGCACGGCCCCGCGCGCGTCCCCGCGCCAGTCCGACCTGATGATCGTGGCGGGTACGCTCACGAACAAGATGGCCCCCGCGCTCCGCAAGGTCTACGACCAGATGCCCGAACCGCGCTATGTCATCTCCATGGGCTCCTGCGCCAATGGCGGCGGCTACTACCACTACAGCTATTCCGTGGTGCGCGGCTGCGACCGCATCGTGCCGGTCGACGTCTACGTCCCCGGTTGCCCGCCCACGGCCGAAGCACTGCTCTACGGCATCCTACAGCTGCAACGCAAAATCCGCCGCACCGGCACCATCGTCCGCTAA
- a CDS encoding NADH-quinone oxidoreductase subunit C, translating to MSEAMTELGTYLEAKRPDCVLAWDVTHGELNIDVAPSSVTGFVEFLTNDSTCRFSTLVDITGVDYPGRAKRFDVVYHFLSMYQNHRIRLRVSIREDQIVPSLVDIHPSANWFEREVFDMFGILFSGHPDLRRILTDYGFRGYPLRKDFPTTGYTEVRYDEAEKRVVYEPVSLVQEYRQFDFMSPWEGAEYILPGDEKEAEAK from the coding sequence ATGTCCGAAGCAATGACCGAACTTGGCACCTATCTCGAAGCCAAGCGCCCCGATTGCGTGCTGGCCTGGGACGTGACCCATGGTGAGCTGAACATCGACGTGGCGCCGTCCAGCGTGACCGGCTTTGTCGAGTTCCTGACCAACGACAGCACCTGCCGGTTCTCCACCCTCGTGGACATCACGGGCGTCGACTATCCGGGCCGGGCCAAACGGTTCGACGTCGTCTACCACTTCCTGTCGATGTACCAGAACCACCGCATCCGCTTGCGCGTGTCGATCCGCGAGGACCAGATCGTGCCGTCACTGGTGGACATCCACCCGTCCGCCAACTGGTTCGAACGCGAGGTGTTCGACATGTTCGGCATCCTGTTCTCCGGCCACCCGGACCTGCGCCGCATCCTGACCGACTACGGCTTTCGCGGCTATCCGCTGCGCAAGGACTTCCCGACGACCGGCTACACCGAAGTGCGCTATGACGAGGCGGAAAAGCGGGTGGTCTACGAACCCGTCAGCCTTGTTCAGGAATACCGCCAATTCGACTTCATGTCGCCCTGGGAAGGGGCCGAATACATCCTTCCGGGAGATGAAAAAGAGGCGGAGGCGAAGTAG
- a CDS encoding crotonase/enoyl-CoA hydratase family protein translates to MTDTISITTDARGVATLMLDRADKHNAMNAQMIAELHNAALALGADDAVRVVVLAAAGKTFCAGGDLGWMRDQMQADAETRASEAGKLAHMLHALNTMPKPLIGALHGNAFGGGVGMASVCDVAIGADHIKMGLTETRLGIIPATIGPYVVARMGEGRARRVFMSSRLFDAAEAVDLGLLARPVRADDLPAAVEAEVAPYLNCAPGAVAAAKALARSFGTRIDEDTIATSIAALKARWETEEAAEGIDAFFAKRKAAWVQG, encoded by the coding sequence GTGACCGATACCATCTCTATCACCACTGACGCGCGCGGTGTGGCCACGCTGATGCTGGACCGGGCGGACAAGCACAACGCCATGAACGCGCAGATGATTGCGGAGTTGCACAACGCGGCGCTGGCGCTGGGTGCCGATGATGCCGTGCGGGTCGTCGTGCTGGCGGCGGCGGGCAAGACGTTCTGTGCGGGCGGCGATCTGGGCTGGATGCGCGACCAGATGCAGGCGGATGCCGAGACGCGGGCGTCCGAGGCGGGCAAGCTTGCGCACATGCTGCACGCGCTGAACACGATGCCCAAGCCGCTCATCGGTGCGCTGCATGGCAACGCGTTTGGCGGCGGGGTCGGGATGGCGTCCGTCTGCGATGTCGCCATCGGCGCCGATCACATCAAGATGGGCCTGACGGAAACCCGTCTGGGGATCATCCCGGCAACCATTGGACCCTACGTCGTGGCCCGCATGGGCGAGGGGCGGGCGCGCCGCGTCTTCATGTCCTCGCGCCTGTTTGATGCCGCCGAAGCGGTTGATCTGGGTCTTCTTGCGCGCCCCGTCCGGGCGGATGATCTGCCAGCAGCGGTCGAAGCGGAGGTCGCACCATACCTAAACTGCGCCCCCGGCGCCGTTGCCGCAGCCAAGGCGCTTGCGCGCAGTTTTGGCACGCGCATCGACGAGGACACGATTGCAACCTCCATCGCCGCTTTGAAAGCGCGCTGGGAAACCGAAGAGGCGGCGGAGGGCATCGACGCCTTCTTTGCTAAGCGCAAGGCGGCGTGGGTGCAGGGGTAG
- a CDS encoding NADH-quinone oxidoreductase subunit A — protein MEEMLREYLPILVFLAVAIGLGLVLILAAVVLAVRNPDPEKVSAYECGFNAFDDARMKFDVRFYLVSILFIIFDLEIAFLFPWAVAFQDISMVGFWSMMVFLGVLTIGFAYEWKKGALEWQ, from the coding sequence GTGGAAGAGATGTTGCGGGAGTACCTCCCCATTCTCGTGTTTCTGGCCGTCGCCATTGGCCTCGGTCTTGTCCTGATCCTTGCCGCTGTCGTTTTGGCCGTCCGCAACCCCGACCCCGAAAAGGTGTCAGCCTACGAATGCGGGTTCAACGCTTTCGATGACGCGCGGATGAAGTTCGATGTGCGGTTCTACCTCGTGTCGATCCTGTTCATCATCTTCGACCTCGAGATTGCATTCCTCTTCCCCTGGGCCGTGGCCTTCCAGGACATCAGCATGGTCGGCTTCTGGTCGATGATGGTCTTCCTGGGCGTCCTGACCATCGGCTTTGCCTATGAGTGGAAAAAGGGAGCATTGGAATGGCAGTAA
- a CDS encoding glutathione S-transferase family protein, with translation MITLHHCPQTRSMRTLWLLHELDVPFQVQIHPFDKSLRTPEFLSLSPAGRVPALEIDGERMFETGAITEYLCDRFSPDRLGRSPGSPDRMAWLVWVHFAETVSQHAAALTQQHIALYDDAMRSPTVMKLEAARLGKCYDAIEARLSTPVENRDYLLTSGFSAADISVGQAVYMARHFRGFEDHPETARWFARISERPAFQASLPDPAMRLYDQDFYPAWEA, from the coding sequence ATGATCACACTCCACCATTGCCCGCAAACCCGATCCATGCGCACGCTCTGGCTGCTGCACGAGCTGGATGTGCCGTTCCAAGTGCAAATCCACCCGTTCGACAAATCCCTGCGTACGCCGGAGTTCCTGAGCCTCAGCCCAGCAGGCCGCGTGCCCGCGCTCGAGATCGACGGGGAGCGGATGTTCGAAACGGGTGCGATCACCGAATATCTCTGCGACCGGTTCAGCCCCGACCGTCTGGGCCGCAGCCCCGGCAGCCCGGACCGGATGGCGTGGCTTGTCTGGGTGCATTTCGCCGAAACCGTCAGCCAACACGCAGCAGCCCTGACGCAGCAACACATCGCGCTCTACGATGACGCGATGCGCAGCCCAACGGTGATGAAGCTGGAAGCGGCGCGCCTTGGCAAATGCTATGACGCGATTGAGGCGCGGCTGTCCACGCCGGTCGAAAACCGGGATTACCTGCTGACATCGGGCTTTTCCGCCGCGGACATCTCCGTCGGGCAGGCGGTTTACATGGCGCGGCACTTTCGCGGGTTCGAAGATCATCCCGAAACCGCGCGTTGGTTCGCGCGCATCAGCGAAAGGCCCGCGTTTCAGGCCAGTTTGCCCGATCCTGCCATGCGGCTCTATGATCAGGACTTCTATCCGGCATGGGAGGCGTAG
- a CDS encoding OmpW/AlkL family protein — translation MKHTLRITTAALTLAALSTGAFAQNQGDFTLGVGLGGVFPTSGNGTLAGAEADIDDGYALTITGEYFIWDNVGIELLAATPFEHDIDLAGIGFAGSINHLPPTLSVNYHFPTDTAWKPYLGIGVNYTTFFDEESPLGNLELDNSWGVAVQAGVDYAFSDKDAFRANIRWIDIDSDVTLDGAQIGTAEIDPIVLNFAYVRKF, via the coding sequence ATGAAACACACACTCCGCATCACCACCGCCGCCCTGACCCTTGCCGCCCTGAGCACCGGCGCCTTTGCGCAGAACCAGGGCGACTTTACCCTTGGCGTTGGGCTTGGCGGCGTTTTCCCGACGTCCGGCAATGGCACCCTCGCTGGGGCAGAGGCCGACATCGACGATGGTTATGCCCTGACCATCACAGGCGAATATTTCATCTGGGACAATGTGGGCATTGAGTTGCTCGCGGCGACCCCGTTCGAGCATGATATCGACCTGGCAGGTATCGGTTTCGCAGGCTCGATCAATCACCTGCCGCCCACCCTGTCGGTCAACTACCACTTTCCCACGGACACTGCATGGAAGCCCTATCTGGGTATCGGTGTGAACTACACCACCTTCTTTGACGAGGAATCTCCGCTTGGGAATCTGGAGCTGGACAACAGCTGGGGTGTTGCGGTGCAGGCCGGCGTGGACTACGCGTTCAGCGACAAGGACGCGTTCCGGGCCAACATCCGCTGGATCGACATCGACAGCGACGTGACCCTGGATGGGGCTCAGATCGGCACGGCGGAGATTGATCCCATCGTGCTCAACTTCGCTTATGTGCGGAAGTTCTGA
- a CDS encoding carboxyl transferase domain-containing protein translates to MRLTSAALPGSEQFRANREAHLAALQDIRAAAEHAAAGGGQKSRDRHVSRGKMLPRDRVANLLDPGSPFLEVGATAAHGLYKGAAPCAGVIAGIGRVMGHEVMVVCNDATVKGGTYYPMTVKKHLRAQEIAEQNHLPCIYLVDSGGANLPNQDEVFPDRDHFGRIFFNQAQMSAKGIPQIAVVMGSCTAGGAYVPAMSDVTIIVKEQGTIFLAGPPLVKAATGEVVSAEDLGGGDVHTRLSGVADYLAEDDSHALALARRAIGNLNLRKPDTIVLQSSEDPAYDPEEILGVVPADLRTPYDINEVIARIVDGSRFDPFKARFGETLVCGFAHIKGLPVGIIANNGVLFSEAAQKGAHFVELCSQRKIPLVFLQNITGFMVGQKYENEGIARHGAKMVTAVATTSVPKITMLVGGSFGAGNYGMAGRAYSPRFLWSWPNSRISVMGGAQAAGVLATVKRDGIERAGGKWSAEEEAAFKQPTIDMFEEQAHPLYASARLWDDGVIDPRKARDVLYLSLSAALNAPIEETRFGVFRM, encoded by the coding sequence ATGCGCCTGACTTCCGCCGCCCTGCCGGGGTCCGAACAGTTCCGCGCCAACCGGGAAGCTCATCTTGCAGCACTCCAGGACATACGCGCCGCCGCCGAACATGCGGCTGCGGGCGGCGGACAGAAATCGCGCGACCGCCATGTCAGCCGGGGCAAAATGCTGCCGCGTGACCGGGTCGCAAATCTGCTCGATCCCGGCTCGCCCTTCCTTGAGGTCGGCGCGACGGCAGCCCACGGGCTGTACAAAGGGGCCGCGCCCTGCGCGGGTGTGATCGCGGGCATCGGCCGGGTCATGGGGCATGAGGTGATGGTCGTCTGCAACGACGCCACGGTGAAGGGCGGCACCTACTACCCGATGACCGTCAAAAAGCACCTGCGCGCGCAGGAGATCGCCGAGCAGAACCATCTGCCCTGCATCTATCTGGTCGACAGCGGCGGCGCGAACCTGCCCAACCAGGATGAGGTTTTCCCCGACCGCGACCATTTCGGGCGCATCTTTTTCAATCAGGCGCAGATGAGCGCCAAGGGCATTCCGCAGATCGCCGTGGTGATGGGGTCCTGCACCGCCGGGGGCGCCTATGTGCCCGCAATGTCCGACGTGACGATCATCGTGAAGGAACAGGGGACCATCTTTCTGGCGGGGCCGCCGCTGGTCAAGGCGGCCACGGGCGAGGTGGTCAGCGCAGAAGATCTGGGTGGGGGTGACGTCCATACGCGCCTGTCTGGCGTCGCCGATTATCTGGCCGAGGATGACTCCCACGCCCTCGCACTTGCCCGCCGCGCCATCGGCAATCTGAACCTGCGCAAGCCTGACACGATCGTCCTGCAAAGCAGCGAAGACCCCGCCTACGACCCCGAAGAAATCCTGGGCGTCGTGCCCGCCGACCTGCGCACGCCCTATGACATCAATGAGGTCATCGCCCGCATCGTCGATGGCTCGCGCTTTGATCCGTTCAAGGCGCGGTTCGGCGAGACGCTCGTCTGCGGTTTCGCTCATATCAAGGGCTTGCCGGTAGGCATCATCGCCAACAACGGCGTGCTGTTTTCGGAGGCGGCGCAGAAGGGTGCGCATTTCGTTGAACTCTGCTCCCAGCGAAAAATCCCGCTGGTGTTCCTGCAAAACATCACCGGGTTCATGGTGGGCCAAAAATACGAGAACGAAGGCATCGCAAGGCACGGGGCCAAGATGGTGACGGCGGTGGCCACCACATCCGTGCCCAAGATCACGATGCTGGTCGGTGGCTCGTTTGGCGCGGGCAATTACGGCATGGCAGGCCGCGCTTATTCCCCCCGGTTTCTGTGGTCCTGGCCCAATTCCCGCATCTCCGTCATGGGCGGCGCGCAGGCCGCAGGGGTGCTCGCCACGGTCAAGCGCGATGGGATCGAGCGGGCGGGTGGCAAATGGTCGGCAGAAGAAGAAGCCGCTTTCAAACAGCCCACCATCGACATGTTCGAGGAACAGGCGCACCCGCTCTATGCCAGTGCCCGGCTGTGGGACGATGGCGTGATCGACCCGCGCAAGGCGCGTGACGTGCTGTATTTGAGCCTGAGTGCCGCCCTGAACGCGCCCATCGAGGAGACACGCTTTGGCGTGTTCCGGATGTGA